A region of Cucumis melo cultivar AY chromosome 2, USDA_Cmelo_AY_1.0, whole genome shotgun sequence DNA encodes the following proteins:
- the LOC103502727 gene encoding GTP-binding nuclear protein Ran-3-like, with protein sequence MALPDQKTVDYPSFKLVIVGDGGTGKTTFVKRHLTGEFEKKYEPTIGVEVHPLDFFTNCGKIRFYCWDTAGQEKFGGLRDGYYIHGQCAIIMFDVTARLTYKNVPTWHRDLCRVCENIPIVLCGNKVDVKNRQVKAKQVTFHRKKNLQYYEISAKSNYNFEKPFLYLARKLAGDANIHFVESPALAPPEVHIDLAAQQQHEAELVAAASQPLPDDDDDAFD encoded by the exons ATG GCTTTGCCGGACCAGAAGACTGTTGATTATCCTAGTTTCAAGCTTGTCATTGTTGGTGATGGTGGCACTG GGAAAACCACATTTGTGAAAAGACATCTCACAGGGGAGTTCGAAAAGAAATATGAAC CAACCATTGGCGTGGAAGTGCACCCTTTGGACTTCTTCACAAACTGTGGAAAAATTAGGTTTTACTGCTGGGACACTGCTGGGCAGGAGAAGTTCGGTGGTTTACGGGATGGCTACTA CATCCATGGGCAATGTGCAATCATCATGTTTGATGTTACTGCTAGATTGACATACAAAAATGTTCCTACATGGCATCGTGATCTTTGCAG GGTGTGTGAGAATATTCCAATTGTTCTTTGTGGAAACAAGGTAGATGTGAAAAACAGGCAGGTTAAGGCCAAGCAAGTCACATTCCACAGGAAGAAGAACCTACAGTACTATGAAATATCTGCAAAGAGTAACTACAATTTTGAAAAACCATTCCTCTACTTGGCCAGGAAATTAGCTGG GGATGCAAACATTCATTTTGTTGAGTCTCCTGCCCTTGCTCCTCCAGAAGTACACATTGACTTGGCTGCCCAGCAACA GCATGAAGCTGAATTGGTAGCAGCTGCCAGTCAACCTCTTCCTGATGATGATGACGATGCTTTTGACTAA
- the LOC103502747 gene encoding uncharacterized protein LOC103502747: MATNLLTFTPAGIRACAASADRRSDLNRRKASSSTNWWAPVFGWSSEPDYIDSAANKAEPQNLAGAASKPDLETKSVRGRFSPGCFTEAKARQLRMMTTETESFHDVMYHSAIASRLASDFKSRGDS, translated from the coding sequence ATGGCCACCAATCTCCTCACTTTCACCCCCGCCGGCATCCGTGCCTGTGCCGCCTCCGCCGACCGCCGCTCCGACCTTAACCGTCGCAAAGCCTCATCCTCTACCAACTGGTGGGCCCCGGTCTTCGGCTGGTCCTCCGAACCCGACTATATTGACTCCGCCGCCAACAAGGCTGAACCTCAGAACCTTGCCGGCGCTGCTTCCAAACCAGATCTGGAGACGAAGTCCGTTAGGGGTCGATTTTCCCCTGGCTGCTTCACCGAAGCGAAGGCTCGACAGCTGCGAATGATGACGACGGAAACAGAGTCGTTTCACGACGTTATGTACCACTCGGCGATCGCATCTCGTCTGGCTTCCGACTTCAAAAGTCGTGGCGATTCTTGA